A genome region from Schistocerca nitens isolate TAMUIC-IGC-003100 chromosome 4, iqSchNite1.1, whole genome shotgun sequence includes the following:
- the LOC126252423 gene encoding prolactin-releasing peptide receptor-like: MNLSSPAPVLAIGASNTTEYNIFNDVIHNRAVQVFFCTVYIGIFVLGLFGNVLVCYVVGRNRAMQTVTNLFISNLALSDILLCMLCVPFTPLYTFLGTWVFGGTLCHVVAFAQGTSVYISTLTLTSIAVDRFFVIVYPFKPRMRLSTCVAIICSIWLFSLVVTLPYGVYTVLRSDRRAYYCEEHWPSERVRQAYGGLTASLQFVLPFFVVTFCYVNVSLKLRDRARAKPGSKNSRREEADRDRKRRTNRMLIAMVTIFGISWMPLTIVNLTNDVYMSTGRWEYFNLCFFLVHAIAMSSTCYNPFLYAWLNENFRKEFKQVLPCFEQSVTGDAQHDGSNRYGDVGGWKVQRACNGHDALETLLTKTPPHCRLDSMRPRSAGPVLEEFTEPVSTGADVCEAASYNAGVNEVHLYLGCTRKEADVLCSPVFDSL; this comes from the exons ATGAACCTTTCCAGTCCGGCACCAGTCTTAGCAATCGGCGCTTCCAACACAACAGAGTACAACATCTTCAACGATGTCATCCACAACCGTGCAGTGCAGGTCTTCTTCTGCACTGTGTACATTGGTATCTTCGTGCTGGGTCTCTTCGGTAACGTGCTGGTGTGCTATGTGGTGGGCCGCAACCGTGCCATGCAGACGGTGACCAACCTTTTCATCAGCAATCTAGCCCTCTCCGACATTCTGTTGTGCATGCTGTGCGTGCCCTTCACGCCACTCTACACCTTTCTCGGCACCTGGGTATTCGGCGGCACTTTGTGCCACGTCGTGGCCTTCGCCCAGGGGACCAGCGTCTACATCTCGACGCTGACCCTCACATCGATCGCCGTGGACCGCTTCTTCGTCATCGTGTACCCGTTCAAGCCGCGGATGAGGCTATCGACATGTGTGGCCATCATCTGCAGCATATGGCTGTTCTCGCTGGTGGTGACGCTACCTTACGGCGTCTACACGGTGCTACGCTCGGACCGGCGCGCCTACTACTGCGAGGAGCACTGGCCGTCGGAGCGCGTGCGCCAGGCGTACGGCGGGCTCACGGCCAGCCTGcagttcgtgctgcccttcttcgtggTGACCTTTTGCTACGTGAACGTGTCGCTCAAGCTGAGGGACCGCGCGAGAGCCAAGCCCGGCAGCAAGAACTCGCGACGAGAAGAGGCCGACCGCGATCGCAAGCGGCGCACCAATCGCATGCTCATCGCCATGGTGACCATCTTCGGCATCTCTTGGATGCCGCTGACGATCGTGAATCTGACGAATGACGTGTACATGTCGACTGGCCGCTGGGAGTACTTCAATCTTTGCTTCTTCTTGGTGCACGCTATCGCCATGAGCTCCACTTGCTACAATCCGTTCCTGTACGCATGGCTCAATGAGAACTTCCGGAAGGAGTTCAAGCAGGTGCTGCCCTGCTTCGAGCAGTCGGTGACGGGTGACGCGCAACACGACGGCAGCAACCGGTACGGGGACGTTGGAG GCTGGAAGGTGCAGCGTGCGTGCAACGGGCACGACGCTCTTGAGACGCTGCTGACGAAGACGCCGCCGCACTGCCGCCTCGACTCGATGCGCCCTCGGTCGGCGGGGCCCGTCCTCGAAGAATTCACGGAGCCCGTCTCCACTGGAGCTGACGTCTGTGAGGCAGCCTCGTACAACGCTGGTGTTAATGAAGTGCACCTCTATCTTGGCTGCACTCGTAAGGAGGCCGATGTTCTCTGCAGCCCTGTCTTCGACTCGCTGTAG